Proteins from a single region of Coregonus clupeaformis isolate EN_2021a chromosome 35, ASM2061545v1, whole genome shotgun sequence:
- the LOC121551518 gene encoding gastrula zinc finger protein XlCGF57.1-like isoform X2, whose amino-acid sequence MDRDRASPSPFTLLESPGHNSPGRALLQGLKRVSLWLVDCRKTPGQSGTVREGHEEEGDGDLISSRDTPKCGRVSSSAELQPHVADEALKSFSRSEHFKKHQQRCKRKKPHHCCSDCGKSFTSRSGFIIHQRIHNGERPYCCSQCGKSYISTGGLKVHEITHTGEKPYRCSQCGKSFAASNTLKSHLRIHTGEKPYSCSQCGKGFTASNTLKYHLRIHTGERPYPCLGCGKSFVSAGALTIHKRIHTGEKPYSCDQCGKSFALASVLTSHQRIHTGEKPYSCDQCGKSFALASTLTRHQRTHTGEKPYSCDQCGKSFALASILTTHLHIHTGEKLYSCYQCGKSFARASTLTRHLRAHTGERNYVCLCGKSFAISGHLSRHQRTHTGEKPYSCDQCWKSFALADSLNTHKRTHTGEKPYSCDQCGKRFSQSGTLNSHQRTHTGEKPYSCDQCGKRFSQSGTLNSHQRTHTGEKPYVCLCGKSFAQLGSMKKHQKTKTCGLWSPSYPAPVPDP is encoded by the exons GACAGAGCTAGCCCATCCCCCTTCACCCTGCTGGAGTCCCCTGGTCACAACTCTCCTGGTAGAGCCTTACTGCagggtctgaagagggtgtctttgtggctggtcgactgcaggaaaacaccagGGCAGAGTGGAACTGTGAGAGAAGGACacgaggaggagggagatggagatttGATTTCATCAA gAGACACCCCTAAATGTGGGAGGGTCTCATCATCTGCGGAACTTCAACCACATGTTGCTGACGAGGCATTGAAGAGtttctccagatcagaacacttcaagaaacaccagcagagatgTAAAAGGAAGAAACCTCACCattgctgctctgactgtgggaagagtttcactaGCCGGAGTGGCTTCATTATTCACCAGCGGATTCACAATGGCGAGAGACCGTACTGctgctctcagtgtgggaagagttacatCTCTACAGGGGGTCTTAAAGTACACGAAATAacccatacaggagagaaaccttacagaTGCTcacaatgtgggaagagttttgctgcATCTAACACCTTAAAATCTCATCtgagaatccatacaggagagaaaccgtacagctgctctcagtgtgggaagGGTTTTACTGCATCTAACACCTTAAAATATCATCTGAGAATTCATACAGGCGAGAGGCCTTATCCCTGCCTTGGTTGTGGGAAAAGCTTTGTTAGTGCAGGAGCCCTAACCATACACAAGcggatacacactggagagaagccttatagctgtgatcagtgtggaaagagctttGCTCTAGCTTCCGTGCTGACTtcacaccagcgcatacacactggagaaaaaccttacagctgtgatcagtgtggaaagagctttGCTCTAGCTTCCACCCTGACTAGACACCagcgaacacacacaggagagaagccttatagctgtgatcagtgtgggaagagctttgctctaGCCTCCATCCTGACTACACACCTGcacatacacactggagagaaacttTATAGCTGttatcagtgtgggaagagctttgctcgAGCTTCCACCCTGACTAGACACCTGCGAgcacacactggagagagaaaTTATGTCTGTctatgtgggaagagctttgctatATCAGGACATCTGAGTAGACACCAGCGAActcatacaggagagaaaccttatagctgtgatcagtgttgGAAGAGCTTTGCTCTAGCTGACAGTCTGAATACACACAaacgaacacacactggagaaaagccttatagctgtgatcagtgtggaaagCGCTTCAGTCAATCAGGGACCCTAAATTCCCACCagcgaacacacacaggagagaagccttatagctgtgatcagtgtggaaagCGCTTCAGTCAATCAGGGACCCTAAATTCACACCAGCGAacccacactggagagaaaccttatgtTTGTCTATGTGGAAAGAGCTTTGCTCAGTTAGGATCAATGAAAAAACACCAGAAAACAAAAACGTGTGGTCTTTGGTCTCCCTCCTATCCGGCACCGGTTCCAGATCCCTAA
- the LOC121551518 gene encoding gastrula zinc finger protein XlCGF57.1-like isoform X1, translating into MYNTSCGHQDRASPSPFTLLESPGHNSPGRALLQGLKRVSLWLVDCRKTPGQSGTVREGHEEEGDGDLISSRDTPKCGRVSSSAELQPHVADEALKSFSRSEHFKKHQQRCKRKKPHHCCSDCGKSFTSRSGFIIHQRIHNGERPYCCSQCGKSYISTGGLKVHEITHTGEKPYRCSQCGKSFAASNTLKSHLRIHTGEKPYSCSQCGKGFTASNTLKYHLRIHTGERPYPCLGCGKSFVSAGALTIHKRIHTGEKPYSCDQCGKSFALASVLTSHQRIHTGEKPYSCDQCGKSFALASTLTRHQRTHTGEKPYSCDQCGKSFALASILTTHLHIHTGEKLYSCYQCGKSFARASTLTRHLRAHTGERNYVCLCGKSFAISGHLSRHQRTHTGEKPYSCDQCWKSFALADSLNTHKRTHTGEKPYSCDQCGKRFSQSGTLNSHQRTHTGEKPYSCDQCGKRFSQSGTLNSHQRTHTGEKPYVCLCGKSFAQLGSMKKHQKTKTCGLWSPSYPAPVPDP; encoded by the exons ATGTACAATACTTCCTGTGGTCACCAGGACAGAGCTAGCCCATCCCCCTTCACCCTGCTGGAGTCCCCTGGTCACAACTCTCCTGGTAGAGCCTTACTGCagggtctgaagagggtgtctttgtggctggtcgactgcaggaaaacaccagGGCAGAGTGGAACTGTGAGAGAAGGACacgaggaggagggagatggagatttGATTTCATCAA gAGACACCCCTAAATGTGGGAGGGTCTCATCATCTGCGGAACTTCAACCACATGTTGCTGACGAGGCATTGAAGAGtttctccagatcagaacacttcaagaaacaccagcagagatgTAAAAGGAAGAAACCTCACCattgctgctctgactgtgggaagagtttcactaGCCGGAGTGGCTTCATTATTCACCAGCGGATTCACAATGGCGAGAGACCGTACTGctgctctcagtgtgggaagagttacatCTCTACAGGGGGTCTTAAAGTACACGAAATAacccatacaggagagaaaccttacagaTGCTcacaatgtgggaagagttttgctgcATCTAACACCTTAAAATCTCATCtgagaatccatacaggagagaaaccgtacagctgctctcagtgtgggaagGGTTTTACTGCATCTAACACCTTAAAATATCATCTGAGAATTCATACAGGCGAGAGGCCTTATCCCTGCCTTGGTTGTGGGAAAAGCTTTGTTAGTGCAGGAGCCCTAACCATACACAAGcggatacacactggagagaagccttatagctgtgatcagtgtggaaagagctttGCTCTAGCTTCCGTGCTGACTtcacaccagcgcatacacactggagaaaaaccttacagctgtgatcagtgtggaaagagctttGCTCTAGCTTCCACCCTGACTAGACACCagcgaacacacacaggagagaagccttatagctgtgatcagtgtgggaagagctttgctctaGCCTCCATCCTGACTACACACCTGcacatacacactggagagaaacttTATAGCTGttatcagtgtgggaagagctttgctcgAGCTTCCACCCTGACTAGACACCTGCGAgcacacactggagagagaaaTTATGTCTGTctatgtgggaagagctttgctatATCAGGACATCTGAGTAGACACCAGCGAActcatacaggagagaaaccttatagctgtgatcagtgttgGAAGAGCTTTGCTCTAGCTGACAGTCTGAATACACACAaacgaacacacactggagaaaagccttatagctgtgatcagtgtggaaagCGCTTCAGTCAATCAGGGACCCTAAATTCCCACCagcgaacacacacaggagagaagccttatagctgtgatcagtgtggaaagCGCTTCAGTCAATCAGGGACCCTAAATTCACACCAGCGAacccacactggagagaaaccttatgtTTGTCTATGTGGAAAGAGCTTTGCTCAGTTAGGATCAATGAAAAAACACCAGAAAACAAAAACGTGTGGTCTTTGGTCTCCCTCCTATCCGGCACCGGTTCCAGATCCCTAA